A genomic window from Chitinophaga pollutisoli includes:
- a CDS encoding glycoside hydrolase family 18 protein — protein sequence MRLFSKPMRAAIPALLLIAGAAAAFSAARPPRSKPVVIAYVGGFRGLITDPESILVEKITHINYAFVDVQHGQAWLTNLATDTVNFRKLNALKSRNPDLKILISIGGWAWSENFSDAVLTEAGRKLFAHTSVDIIRKYQLDGVDIDWEYPGIPGEEGNVYRPEDKQNFTLMFAALRASLDTLEKETGRKYLLTSAVGGSKSFVDNTEMAKAAQYQDFINIMSYDYKTNPNGISGHHTNLFGSTDNPEESSAHRSIGLFLAAGVPAEKIVMGIAFYGRGWKVASDTARGLNRAAIGGYRGGGYSFIKDSLPAKGFERHWDKRAKAPYLWHPGQRVFISYDDEASVKEKCRYVHANKLGGVMFWEYSSDPKGYLLDAIHKNLHKK from the coding sequence ATGCGTCTATTCTCCAAGCCAATGCGCGCCGCCATCCCGGCGCTGCTCCTCATCGCCGGTGCTGCCGCAGCATTCTCCGCCGCGCGCCCTCCACGTTCAAAACCCGTCGTGATCGCCTATGTAGGCGGATTCCGGGGGCTGATCACAGATCCGGAATCCATCTTGGTGGAAAAAATCACGCACATCAACTACGCTTTCGTGGATGTGCAGCACGGTCAGGCCTGGCTCACCAACCTCGCCACAGACACCGTCAACTTCCGGAAGCTCAACGCCCTCAAATCCCGCAATCCCGACCTCAAAATCCTCATCTCCATCGGCGGATGGGCATGGAGCGAAAACTTCTCCGATGCCGTGCTCACCGAAGCCGGGCGCAAACTGTTCGCCCACACCTCGGTGGATATTATCCGCAAATACCAGCTCGACGGCGTGGATATCGACTGGGAATATCCCGGCATCCCCGGGGAAGAGGGCAACGTGTACCGGCCGGAAGACAAGCAAAATTTCACGCTGATGTTCGCCGCCCTCCGCGCTTCGCTCGATACGCTGGAGAAAGAAACCGGCCGCAAATACCTGCTCACCTCGGCCGTAGGCGGCAGCAAAAGCTTCGTGGACAATACGGAAATGGCCAAAGCCGCGCAGTACCAGGATTTCATCAACATCATGTCGTACGATTACAAAACCAATCCCAACGGCATCTCCGGCCATCATACCAACCTTTTCGGTTCCACGGATAACCCGGAAGAATCTTCGGCCCACCGTTCCATCGGGCTTTTCCTCGCGGCGGGCGTACCGGCCGAAAAGATCGTGATGGGCATCGCGTTTTACGGCCGCGGTTGGAAAGTGGCCAGCGATACCGCCCGCGGGCTCAACCGCGCCGCAATCGGCGGGTACCGGGGCGGGGGATATTCTTTCATCAAAGACAGCCTGCCCGCCAAAGGATTTGAACGCCATTGGGATAAACGCGCCAAAGCGCCTTATCTTTGGCATCCCGGCCAGCGCGTCTTTATTTCTTACGACGATGAAGCATCCGTCAAGGAAAAATGCCGCTACGTCCATGCCAACAAACTCGGCGGCGTCATGTTCTGGGAATATTCCAGCGATCCGAAAGGCTATCTGCTGGATGCGATCCATAAAAATCTCCATAAAAAATAA
- a CDS encoding TPR end-of-group domain-containing protein, whose amino-acid sequence MRHIPLIAIILSAAACQQNGEIKTGSSNNSAYTLTEGYHLNEDSVLLFTSRKDLPENEADRLFRQAIDVYRNQENPAAALPLFRQSILKAPRAAAFFEYGNALSEMGDGSASMQARLSVEQALQAYHIADLLGYKPVSKLLYNTACLYAKSGKEDSAFHYLVSAIEFGYTNTAQIYKDSDLAPLREIRWRFDNEITAALSGASDPDRLLWKLFSHEFQPLELPVVFDTKFREDKSFSNVTYDFEKFIPEMRNAKFSRDVGSEYYYIGSVQSTPQFTVLTYAVQDVMMDEGAPYCYYLASFDANGKLLDKMIVGGHRILDEPFRVGKITGNGEVEVRKFAVRYEKDPAQNGYAENKMEEMNEVGVEYFAISPEGRFTPKSVPLAMR is encoded by the coding sequence ATGCGCCACATCCCCCTGATCGCCATCATATTATCCGCCGCAGCCTGCCAGCAAAACGGCGAAATCAAAACCGGATCGTCTAACAACTCCGCATATACGCTGACGGAAGGTTATCACCTGAACGAGGACAGCGTCCTGCTTTTCACTTCCAGGAAAGATCTTCCCGAAAATGAAGCCGACAGACTTTTTCGTCAGGCGATCGATGTGTACCGCAACCAGGAAAATCCCGCGGCTGCATTGCCGCTCTTTCGTCAATCCATCCTCAAAGCCCCCCGCGCAGCCGCTTTCTTCGAATATGGCAACGCCCTCTCTGAAATGGGTGACGGATCTGCCTCCATGCAAGCCAGACTCAGCGTGGAACAAGCGCTGCAAGCCTATCATATCGCCGACCTGCTGGGATATAAACCCGTTTCCAAATTACTATACAACACCGCCTGCCTGTACGCCAAATCCGGCAAGGAAGACAGCGCCTTCCATTACCTCGTGTCCGCCATCGAATTCGGCTATACAAATACGGCGCAGATCTACAAAGACAGCGACCTCGCCCCGCTGCGCGAAATCCGCTGGCGCTTTGACAACGAGATAACGGCAGCGCTCTCCGGCGCCAGCGATCCCGACCGCCTCCTCTGGAAACTCTTCTCCCACGAATTCCAGCCGCTGGAATTGCCCGTGGTGTTCGATACGAAATTCAGGGAAGACAAATCGTTCAGTAACGTTACCTACGATTTCGAGAAATTCATCCCCGAAATGCGGAACGCCAAATTCTCCCGCGACGTGGGCAGCGAATACTATTACATCGGGAGTGTACAATCCACGCCGCAATTCACCGTACTCACTTACGCCGTGCAGGATGTGATGATGGACGAAGGCGCGCCCTATTGCTATTACCTCGCCAGCTTCGACGCCAACGGCAAGCTGCTCGACAAAATGATCGTAGGCGGTCATCGCATCCTGGATGAGCCTTTCCGGGTGGGGAAGATCACAGGCAATGGCGAAGTGGAAGTGCGCAAATTCGCTGTGCGGTACGAAAAAGACCCCGCGCAGAACGGCTACGCCGAAAATAAAATGGAAGAAATGAATGAAGTGGGGGTGGAATATTTTGCCATCAGTCCGGAAGGCCGCTTCACGCCGAAATCCGTTCCGCTCGCCATGCGGTAA
- a CDS encoding energy transducer TonB — MPKPDFLDILFNSRNKDYGAYDLRRKYDRRVRNAVAGMAGIVLLCIGAYTWASNSKAAENVVKPVIFEAPDMIEVPPEERKFTPPPPRAVEPPPQTASVKHVTVKVVEDDKVNPEDEMKTMDELKDVAISTKDIAGEPGGVDNPFESVPEGTRVIEVPEVKKKEDFPTFVEIMPEFPGGEKAMYAFLNDHMRYPHMASESGIEGTVFVKFVVNVDGSITNVETTGRKVGAGCEEEALRVIRKMPKWKAGRQNGRNVAVWFNVPIRFKLNQ, encoded by the coding sequence ATGCCTAAACCAGACTTCCTCGACATTCTCTTCAATTCCCGCAATAAAGATTACGGCGCCTACGACCTCCGCCGCAAGTATGACCGCCGCGTCCGCAACGCCGTGGCTGGCATGGCGGGGATTGTCCTCCTCTGCATTGGTGCCTACACATGGGCTTCAAATTCCAAAGCCGCTGAAAATGTGGTGAAGCCCGTCATTTTCGAAGCGCCGGATATGATAGAGGTGCCTCCGGAAGAAAGGAAATTCACGCCCCCGCCGCCCCGCGCCGTGGAGCCCCCGCCGCAAACCGCTTCCGTAAAACATGTGACCGTTAAAGTAGTGGAAGATGATAAAGTGAACCCGGAGGATGAAATGAAAACGATGGACGAATTGAAGGACGTGGCCATCAGCACTAAAGACATTGCAGGCGAACCCGGCGGCGTGGATAACCCATTCGAAAGCGTGCCGGAAGGTACCAGGGTGATCGAAGTGCCGGAGGTGAAGAAGAAAGAGGATTTCCCCACTTTCGTGGAAATAATGCCGGAGTTCCCCGGAGGTGAAAAAGCTATGTACGCGTTTCTCAACGACCACATGCGCTACCCGCACATGGCGTCAGAATCCGGCATCGAAGGGACTGTTTTTGTAAAATTCGTCGTGAATGTAGACGGTTCCATCACCAATGTAGAAACAACCGGCAGAAAAGTGGGCGCGGGTTGCGAAGAAGAGGCGCTCCGCGTGATCCGGAAAATGCCGAAATGGAAAGCCGGCCGCCAGAACGGGCGTAATGTGGCCGTCTGGTTCAATGTTCCCATCCGTTTCAAACTGAACCAATGA